In one Deltaproteobacteria bacterium genomic region, the following are encoded:
- a CDS encoding DUF429 domain-containing protein, with product MSWVAGVDGCRGGWIVVLVEYKNRAMRKHSLKLCPTFADILALDPQPAVIAIDMPIGLLDTPQPGGRECDRQARKLLGRKASSIFTPPTRPMLKATHYEQVRTRGLSIQSFNILPKIREVDRLMTPELQTRIHEAAPELAFMMLAGAPMRYNKKTQEGREERRQALRRWLLPDRTTGKYDNVILSKAKNLFSHQFEERFFTPLRSVQNDRHSVRKTLQSRRPFPRSLVAQDDLLDAYALAWTAMRINRGEAKQLPTPPPVDAKGLKMEIWR from the coding sequence ATGAGCTGGGTTGCCGGTGTCGATGGTTGTCGAGGGGGATGGATTGTCGTTTTGGTCGAATACAAAAATAGAGCAATGCGTAAGCACTCCCTCAAACTTTGCCCAACCTTTGCCGACATTCTCGCCCTTGACCCTCAACCCGCAGTGATTGCCATCGATATGCCGATTGGCTTACTCGACACGCCACAACCTGGGGGGCGAGAGTGCGACCGCCAAGCTCGCAAGCTGCTTGGCAGGAAAGCGAGCAGTATCTTCACGCCGCCAACGCGCCCCATGCTCAAAGCAACACATTACGAGCAGGTCCGCACGCGAGGACTCAGCATTCAGTCATTCAACATCTTGCCGAAGATTCGTGAGGTCGATCGTCTTATGACGCCGGAGCTACAGACTCGTATCCATGAAGCCGCTCCAGAGTTGGCGTTCATGATGCTTGCTGGTGCGCCGATGCGATATAACAAGAAGACACAGGAAGGGCGGGAGGAGCGACGACAAGCACTGCGTCGTTGGCTGCTCCCCGATAGAACCACCGGCAAGTACGATAATGTCATTCTGAGCAAAGCGAAGAACCTCTTCTCTCACCAGTTCGAAGAGAGATTCTTCACTCCGCTTCGCTCCGTTCAGAATGACAGGCACTCTGTTCGCAAAACACTCCAGTCCAGACGCCCCTTCCCCCGCTCCCTCGTCGCCCAGGATGACCTCCTCGATGCCTACGCCCTGGCTTGGACCGCTATGCGCATCAACCGCGGCGAGGCAAAGCAACTTCCGACACCGCCTCCGGTAGACGCAAAGGGCCTGAAAATGGAGATCTGGAGGTGA
- a CDS encoding SDR family NAD(P)-dependent oxidoreductase produces the protein MQDLTGRVAVITGGASGIGLATARAFVREKMRIVLADIEQGALDTAVKEIQGRGGECLGVRTDVGDLKQVQTLAEKTWDHFGAAHVVFNNAGVAVFGPIQEMKHEDWEWVIRVDLWGVIHGVEAFLNRMIAQKQGGHIVNTASFAGLAPNRGLGAYCVAKYGVVALSECLARDVKEHDIGVSVLCPMILATNINQSERNRPGELGGVKAQRQQTSAEQQSMRGRVLTPELAAEKVVAAIKKNELYTHTHEEARDFVRRRFERIDRAFASL, from the coding sequence GCGAGTGGTATTGGGCTAGCAACTGCACGTGCGTTTGTGCGTGAGAAAATGCGCATTGTCTTAGCGGATATAGAACAGGGCGCCCTTGATACTGCAGTGAAAGAGATTCAAGGGCGAGGAGGAGAATGTCTTGGCGTGCGCACTGATGTAGGGGATCTGAAACAAGTCCAGACGTTAGCAGAGAAAACATGGGACCATTTTGGTGCAGCGCACGTTGTTTTTAACAATGCTGGAGTGGCGGTGTTTGGTCCGATCCAAGAGATGAAACACGAAGATTGGGAATGGGTGATCCGGGTCGATCTCTGGGGAGTGATTCATGGAGTTGAAGCGTTCCTCAACCGGATGATTGCGCAGAAGCAAGGGGGGCATATCGTGAATACTGCTTCGTTTGCTGGACTTGCTCCTAATCGTGGTCTTGGTGCGTACTGCGTAGCCAAATATGGTGTCGTCGCTTTGTCTGAGTGCTTAGCGCGTGATGTCAAAGAGCACGACATTGGAGTGTCGGTCCTGTGTCCGATGATTTTAGCAACCAACATCAATCAATCCGAGCGCAACCGCCCAGGAGAACTTGGTGGTGTAAAAGCACAGCGGCAGCAAACCAGTGCTGAGCAACAAAGTATGCGAGGTCGAGTATTGACGCCGGAATTAGCCGCAGAGAAAGTTGTCGCGGCGATCAAGAAAAATGAACTTTATACTCATACCCACGAAGAAGCACGTGATTTTGTGCGACGTCGCTTTGAACGGATTGATCGGGCATTCGCAAGTTTGTAG
- a CDS encoding NAD(+) synthase — MEQQETFGLLRVAAASPQLRVADCATNAQHIIDLMVQAEREGVALLVFPELCLTGYTCGDLFQQQALQQAALRALSQVRDATNGQFSGVVVVGLPLVVQGQLFNTAAVLSGGRILGVVPKSFLPNYKEFYERRWFAPALAAPRQEIELFDQTSPFGHDLLFSAESWGIFTFGAEICEDLWIPQPPSTRQALEGAPVLVNLSASSEIIGKAAYRRQLVTSQSARCIAAYVYSSCNVNESTTDVVFSGHCLIAENGVLLAESQRFRRDSSLLVTDIDLEHLQEERVQMGSFGDTAASQRAAEPMRRIRFPWQSRPAPTRSVRTVEAHPFVPRGAQDLRERCEEIFHIQVAGLGKRLQHLNTPTVAIGVSGGLDSTLALLVTCRTADAIGMERTRIQGLTMPGFGTTQRTRQNASALMDLLGISSRAIDIRQLCLEELRALGHHPFGIELPGLSVEEFSDRIRRLPAEKRQDLTFENVQARMRTSLLMNTAFVIGTGDLSELALGWVTYNGDHMSMYNPNVSIPKTLVRFLVAWAAEHEFTGATRETLQAIVDTPISPELLPTSQTGEIVQATEEVIGPYELHDFFLFHFLRYGTAPAKILYLANQAQFDRAYTATEIRHWLSVFLQRFFANQFKRSCLPDGPKVGSVSLSPRGDWRMPSDADVASWLQQIEAKA; from the coding sequence ATGGAACAACAAGAGACATTTGGATTGCTTCGGGTTGCTGCGGCATCACCCCAGCTGCGAGTGGCTGATTGCGCGACGAATGCCCAACACATCATCGACCTCATGGTCCAGGCCGAGCGTGAAGGGGTGGCGTTGTTGGTCTTTCCTGAACTATGTCTGACCGGCTACACCTGCGGAGATCTCTTCCAACAGCAAGCTCTGCAACAGGCGGCGTTGAGAGCGCTGAGTCAGGTGCGGGATGCGACAAATGGTCAGTTTTCCGGCGTCGTTGTTGTTGGTTTGCCACTAGTGGTGCAGGGACAGCTGTTCAATACTGCGGCTGTGCTGTCAGGTGGACGGATTCTTGGTGTGGTGCCGAAATCGTTCCTGCCCAATTATAAAGAGTTTTATGAACGACGCTGGTTTGCGCCGGCGCTGGCCGCACCACGGCAAGAGATCGAGCTTTTTGATCAAACCAGTCCGTTTGGCCATGATTTGTTATTTTCTGCCGAGAGCTGGGGCATCTTCACATTTGGTGCGGAAATTTGCGAAGATTTGTGGATTCCACAACCTCCAAGCACTCGTCAGGCGTTAGAAGGGGCGCCGGTGCTGGTGAACCTGTCGGCAAGTAGCGAGATCATTGGCAAAGCTGCGTACCGCCGCCAACTGGTGACCAGTCAGTCGGCGCGGTGTATTGCTGCTTATGTTTACAGCTCGTGCAATGTCAACGAATCTACCACCGACGTCGTTTTTAGTGGACATTGCTTGATTGCTGAGAACGGTGTGCTGCTGGCCGAGTCGCAACGATTTCGTCGCGACTCCTCTCTCCTGGTGACAGATATTGACCTTGAACATCTGCAGGAGGAGCGGGTGCAGATGGGCAGTTTTGGCGACACTGCAGCCTCTCAACGTGCTGCGGAGCCAATGCGGCGAATTCGTTTCCCTTGGCAATCCCGTCCAGCTCCAACTCGTTCAGTACGAACAGTCGAGGCGCATCCATTTGTCCCACGTGGTGCGCAAGATTTACGCGAACGCTGTGAGGAGATCTTTCACATTCAAGTAGCGGGATTGGGCAAACGGCTCCAACATCTCAATACACCAACAGTAGCTATTGGAGTGTCCGGTGGCTTGGATTCTACCCTCGCACTGCTTGTGACTTGCCGTACTGCCGATGCGATCGGCATGGAGCGTACGCGCATCCAGGGTTTGACCATGCCTGGGTTTGGTACAACTCAGAGGACAAGGCAGAATGCGTCGGCACTCATGGACCTGCTGGGGATTTCTTCTCGCGCCATTGATATTCGTCAACTGTGCTTGGAGGAGTTGCGGGCGTTAGGACATCATCCATTTGGTATCGAGCTGCCAGGTCTCTCGGTAGAAGAGTTTTCTGACCGTATTCGTCGCCTGCCAGCAGAGAAGCGGCAGGATCTCACATTTGAGAATGTGCAGGCGCGCATGCGGACGAGCCTGTTGATGAACACCGCTTTTGTGATTGGCACTGGCGATCTGTCTGAACTTGCTCTTGGTTGGGTAACGTACAACGGCGATCACATGAGTATGTACAATCCCAATGTGAGTATTCCGAAAACGCTAGTCCGTTTCCTGGTTGCGTGGGCAGCAGAGCATGAATTTACTGGAGCTACGCGCGAGACGTTACAGGCGATTGTCGATACCCCTATTTCACCTGAACTCTTACCGACCTCACAAACAGGAGAGATCGTACAAGCAACTGAAGAAGTGATCGGTCCCTACGAACTGCACGATTTTTTTCTGTTTCACTTTCTGCGCTATGGTACAGCGCCAGCCAAGATTCTCTATCTTGCCAACCAGGCGCAGTTCGATCGTGCGTACACGGCAACAGAGATTCGCCATTGGCTGAGCGTTTTTTTACAGCGGTTCTTTGCCAATCAATTCAAACGTTCGTGTCTACCCGACGGACCAAAAGTTGGGTCGGTCAGCCTCTCGCCACGTGGCGATTGGCGTATGCCCAGCGATGCCGATGTGGCAAGTTGGCTGCAGCAAATAGAGGCAAAGGCGTAG
- a CDS encoding Zn-ribbon domain-containing OB-fold protein has protein sequence MAAPGVKPVPVPTKETKPYWDGCKKHELHIQKCADCGHHQFYPRLYCTSCMSEKVEWIKASGRAKVLSFTIVYRPVTQAFAGDVPYVVALVTLDEGPQMMTNIVGCLPEQVKIGMPVQVTFDDWTEEISVPKFKPV, from the coding sequence ATGGCTGCACCAGGAGTGAAACCGGTTCCGGTCCCGACCAAAGAAACCAAACCCTATTGGGATGGCTGTAAAAAGCATGAGTTACACATCCAGAAGTGTGCGGATTGTGGTCACCATCAGTTTTATCCACGTCTGTACTGTACTTCGTGTATGAGCGAGAAAGTTGAGTGGATAAAAGCCTCAGGGCGAGCCAAAGTGCTCTCGTTCACGATCGTCTATCGTCCAGTCACGCAAGCCTTCGCTGGCGATGTGCCGTACGTTGTGGCGTTGGTGACGCTTGATGAAGGTCCGCAGATGATGACCAACATTGTCGGCTGTCTACCCGAACAGGTGAAGATCGGCATGCCAGTGCAAGTGACGTTTGACGACTGGACGGAAGAGATTTCTGTGCCGAAGTTTAAACCCGTGTAA
- a CDS encoding PEP-CTERM sorting domain-containing protein: MVLVLQNLKMEGKVQNQTSVKFPHPSSVLHTFLLVRSEAVIMKRMSVLAVILAGLLHLSSASSVFAMTMVRYEAERAQVNPQYSHTPGGFTFTFGQGGQAETFVFAQDFAGCTSGGPNCAPGYLTQLDALGTATLKGDAWSQTSADRGFHIDIELSGLANIGGVGSPKKELVDTAYSNLGGPIDPNKWGYYTSAFGTLAGFGTYAGYVVSISNFGPPFQIGDGANGKNISFGGSGWFEVKSSNVPHLTAGSLGDGNITLTNRVVINIDDPLIVPEPSTILLLSSALIGMMWYRHKV, encoded by the coding sequence ATGGTATTAGTTTTGCAGAATTTAAAAATGGAAGGGAAAGTACAGAATCAAACCAGCGTGAAGTTTCCGCATCCTTCCTCTGTACTACATACTTTTCTTCTTGTAAGGAGTGAGGCTGTGATAATGAAGAGAATGAGCGTGTTGGCCGTTATCCTAGCGGGACTGCTTCATCTGTCTTCCGCTTCTTCTGTGTTCGCAATGACCATGGTTCGCTACGAGGCTGAGAGAGCACAGGTCAATCCACAATATTCGCACACACCGGGTGGATTTACTTTTACGTTTGGTCAAGGAGGTCAGGCAGAAACCTTTGTTTTTGCCCAAGATTTTGCAGGTTGCACCTCAGGTGGCCCGAATTGTGCGCCTGGGTACCTTACGCAGCTTGATGCCCTTGGTACTGCAACACTCAAAGGGGATGCGTGGAGCCAGACGTCTGCTGACAGAGGGTTCCATATTGACATCGAGCTTTCTGGATTGGCCAATATTGGTGGTGTAGGTAGCCCCAAAAAAGAGCTGGTAGACACGGCTTATAGCAACCTCGGAGGTCCGATCGATCCAAACAAGTGGGGCTACTATACGTCGGCGTTTGGGACCCTCGCTGGTTTTGGTACGTACGCAGGCTATGTTGTTTCCATCTCTAATTTCGGACCGCCGTTTCAGATCGGAGACGGCGCCAACGGGAAAAATATCAGCTTTGGCGGATCAGGTTGGTTTGAGGTCAAGAGCAGTAACGTTCCACATTTGACCGCAGGATCCCTTGGAGATGGAAATATCACTCTTACGAATAGAGTCGTCATCAACATTGACGACCCATTGATAGTTCCTGAACCGAGCACGATCCTTCTGCTTAGCAGCGCCTTAATCGGAATGATGTGGTATCGTCATAAGGTCTAG
- a CDS encoding aldo/keto reductase — MPMQQRVLGKTGLQVSVLTLGGGGIGMVWGPTTDDECVETVKAAVASGVNLLDLAPVYGKGKSEEIAGQAWRDLPTKPLVATKVFVMPDERKDLAGAVQRSLEGSLKRLGLTQVDLFQLHNQIEPQEPTAPRRLTLREVVGPGGVLEAMQKLKDAKVVKALGFTGIARHDVVRELFTDGRLATVQLVTNILCTEGEMGARGDAPYRDHLEMVRLAQAANFGVFGIRPYAAGSLTAAIDRTLPPEHPVVRDFALAQQHLGFLTSETAAPLSVAAMRYALSLPGVSTVVTGAKNRTELAEAVAAVTAGPLPAAMMERIATLQRTVLLGNKT; from the coding sequence ATGCCCATGCAACAGCGCGTGCTTGGCAAAACAGGTTTGCAGGTATCTGTGCTCACTCTTGGTGGCGGAGGCATCGGCATGGTCTGGGGTCCCACAACCGACGACGAGTGTGTTGAGACTGTCAAAGCTGCGGTCGCGAGTGGAGTGAACCTGCTCGATCTGGCACCAGTGTACGGCAAAGGCAAATCAGAAGAGATCGCCGGTCAGGCCTGGCGCGACCTGCCCACCAAACCGCTGGTCGCTACCAAGGTGTTCGTCATGCCAGATGAGCGTAAAGATCTTGCCGGTGCAGTCCAGCGCTCTCTCGAAGGAAGCCTGAAGCGCTTAGGACTGACTCAAGTCGACCTCTTTCAGCTTCATAATCAGATTGAACCCCAAGAACCAACCGCGCCACGGAGACTCACACTGCGTGAAGTCGTCGGCCCCGGTGGCGTGTTAGAAGCAATGCAGAAACTCAAAGACGCCAAAGTCGTGAAAGCCCTGGGCTTCACCGGTATTGCTCGTCATGATGTCGTGCGCGAGTTGTTTACGGATGGTCGCTTGGCAACCGTTCAACTCGTAACCAATATCTTGTGCACAGAAGGTGAGATGGGCGCACGCGGGGATGCACCGTATCGCGATCATCTGGAAATGGTTCGCCTTGCGCAGGCGGCAAACTTCGGTGTGTTTGGCATTCGTCCGTATGCTGCAGGCTCACTCACGGCAGCGATCGATCGCACCTTACCGCCTGAACATCCCGTTGTTCGTGATTTTGCCTTAGCACAACAACACCTAGGCTTTCTGACGAGCGAAACGGCTGCACCGTTGTCCGTCGCAGCGATGCGTTACGCGCTCAGTCTTCCAGGAGTAAGCACCGTAGTCACCGGAGCAAAGAATCGCACAGAGCTGGCTGAGGCAGTCGCCGCGGTTACAGCTGGTCCACTGCCTGCAGCGATGATGGAACGCATTGCCACTTTACAGCGCACGGTGCTATTGGGGAATAAAACGTAA
- a CDS encoding D-aminoacylase yields the protein MSYDLIIRNGTVIDGTGRPGFAADVAIQDDCIVAVGTVNGTAKQTLDATSRVVSPGFIDVHSHDDFALLDRPLCDFKIMQGVTTEVIGNCGFGAAPASVAYKEFLQGFGAVLFGPLGKFSWETTNEFFTLLEAQPPSVNVVAQIPHAAIRYGVLGSDKRPPSAQELNAMQALVREGMEAGAVGLSTGLYYLPHTQTEEVIALAKVVAEYGGLYATHMRNEAGHLLDSINETLRIGAEAGVPVQISHHKAMGRQNWGKVIESLALVDQARQRGQDVTSDAYPYIAGSTTLAALASGGSLELVSPKDVLIASTPNRHEYEGKTLDEICRLLEKPLEQAVKDILVEEGEGVVAVIFGMEEPDVRRVLAHPTTMIGSDGIPSVEGKPHPRLYGTFAKVLGTYARDERLFSLEEAVHRMTGLSAQRFHLTDRGVIREGAYADLVVFDPHTVADVGTYQEPRRYPLGINYVIVNGKITADHGRHTGERGGRMLRWKKS from the coding sequence ATGTCCTACGACCTCATCATTCGCAACGGAACAGTGATTGATGGTACTGGCCGTCCTGGTTTTGCGGCTGATGTTGCCATTCAGGACGATTGTATCGTGGCAGTTGGCACCGTTAACGGAACGGCTAAGCAAACGCTTGATGCCACAAGTCGTGTTGTTTCTCCCGGTTTCATTGATGTCCACTCCCATGACGACTTCGCGCTGCTCGATCGACCGTTGTGTGACTTCAAGATCATGCAGGGCGTGACGACTGAAGTCATCGGTAACTGCGGGTTTGGTGCGGCGCCCGCGAGTGTGGCATACAAAGAATTCCTGCAAGGCTTCGGTGCAGTGTTGTTCGGACCGTTAGGAAAATTTTCCTGGGAAACAACCAATGAGTTCTTTACGTTGCTCGAAGCGCAGCCTCCGTCGGTCAATGTCGTCGCCCAGATTCCTCATGCTGCCATACGTTACGGCGTATTGGGCAGTGACAAACGACCACCATCAGCGCAAGAGCTGAACGCTATGCAAGCGCTGGTTCGTGAGGGGATGGAAGCAGGTGCAGTCGGGCTTTCCACCGGACTCTATTACTTACCGCATACGCAAACCGAAGAAGTTATTGCCTTGGCGAAAGTGGTTGCTGAATATGGCGGCCTCTATGCAACTCACATGCGCAACGAAGCAGGGCATTTGCTCGACTCGATCAATGAAACCCTACGTATCGGAGCCGAAGCTGGTGTGCCTGTGCAGATTTCCCATCACAAAGCCATGGGTCGCCAGAACTGGGGCAAAGTCATAGAAAGTCTCGCTCTGGTTGATCAAGCGCGACAACGTGGTCAGGACGTGACTTCAGACGCCTATCCCTACATTGCTGGTAGCACGACCCTGGCAGCGCTGGCGAGTGGTGGATCGTTAGAATTGGTCTCTCCAAAGGACGTGCTGATCGCGTCAACCCCAAACCGCCATGAATACGAAGGCAAAACCCTCGATGAAATTTGTCGCTTACTTGAAAAACCCCTCGAACAAGCTGTGAAAGATATTCTCGTGGAAGAAGGGGAGGGAGTTGTTGCGGTGATCTTTGGCATGGAAGAGCCAGACGTGCGACGTGTCCTTGCGCATCCAACAACCATGATCGGCTCAGACGGCATTCCTTCAGTCGAAGGCAAACCACATCCACGCCTGTATGGCACCTTTGCCAAAGTGCTCGGAACCTACGCCCGTGATGAACGATTGTTCTCACTTGAAGAAGCCGTGCATCGCATGACCGGTCTCTCAGCGCAGAGGTTCCACCTCACCGACCGTGGAGTGATTCGCGAAGGAGCGTATGCTGATCTTGTTGTTTTCGACCCTCACACAGTCGCCGACGTTGGTACCTACCAAGAGCCACGACGGTATCCACTAGGCATCAACTATGTGATCGTCAACGGCAAGATTACTGCTGACCACGGGCGGCATACGGGGGAACGAGGGGGACGGATGTTGAGGTGGAAGAAGTCTTAA
- a CDS encoding thiolase family protein, translating to MDSLRGKVAIVGAADTEVGVVPHLSATQLYVKGAKLALEDAGITKDDVDGLITCTSFVEPYMYHAEMIAEYMQIFPRYCLNVATGGGTTLAIMHHAASAIATGVCNTVLITMADNMLSGLSRDRAIEAMSTAGHAQFERPYGPPIPGFYAMLAQAHMHEYGTTSEQLAAVAVACRKHASMNPAAQMRQPITIDDVINSKMIAHPLHLLDCSLVSDGGAAVIMTSAERAKDFKKKPVYMLGVGEGHSHEHVSQAQSLTTSAAKEAGERAYKMAGLGPKDMDVAELYDCFTPVVIIELEDLGFCPKGEGGRFVEGGRIELGGELPINTHGGLMSHCHPGHPGSLFSVTEAVRQLRGECGPRQVKEAEVVFVHAQGGIMSTHCSMILGKERN from the coding sequence ATGGACTCGCTCCGTGGAAAAGTCGCGATTGTCGGCGCAGCCGACACCGAAGTCGGCGTCGTGCCGCACCTCAGCGCAACCCAACTCTATGTTAAAGGTGCGAAGCTCGCGCTAGAAGACGCAGGCATCACGAAAGATGATGTTGACGGCCTCATTACCTGCACCTCGTTCGTCGAGCCTTACATGTACCATGCAGAAATGATCGCTGAATACATGCAGATCTTTCCTCGCTATTGCCTCAACGTGGCAACAGGTGGGGGCACGACGCTGGCGATCATGCACCATGCCGCCTCGGCGATCGCCACTGGCGTGTGCAATACGGTGTTGATCACGATGGCCGACAACATGCTTTCGGGGCTCTCGCGTGACCGTGCGATTGAGGCGATGTCGACTGCAGGGCACGCGCAATTTGAGCGACCCTATGGGCCACCTATTCCCGGCTTCTATGCGATGTTGGCCCAAGCGCATATGCATGAGTATGGCACGACGAGTGAGCAATTGGCCGCAGTCGCGGTTGCCTGTCGTAAACATGCTTCGATGAATCCCGCTGCGCAAATGCGCCAACCGATTACCATCGATGATGTGATCAACTCTAAAATGATTGCTCACCCCTTACACCTCTTGGATTGCTCACTGGTGTCTGACGGTGGAGCGGCGGTGATCATGACATCTGCCGAACGAGCGAAGGACTTCAAGAAAAAACCAGTCTACATGCTCGGCGTTGGTGAAGGCCATTCGCATGAACACGTGAGCCAGGCCCAGAGCTTGACGACGTCTGCCGCGAAAGAAGCTGGTGAACGCGCCTATAAAATGGCTGGCCTCGGACCGAAGGACATGGATGTTGCTGAGCTCTACGATTGTTTCACACCAGTCGTGATTATTGAGCTTGAAGATCTAGGGTTCTGTCCAAAAGGCGAGGGTGGACGGTTTGTCGAAGGCGGACGCATCGAACTTGGTGGCGAGTTGCCCATTAATACCCATGGTGGCCTGATGTCGCATTGTCACCCCGGCCATCCAGGCTCGTTATTCTCGGTCACCGAAGCGGTACGACAACTACGCGGCGAGTGTGGTCCACGGCAGGTCAAAGAGGCTGAAGTCGTTTTCGTGCATGCACAAGGTGGGATCATGTCCACCCATTGCTCGATGATCCTCGGAAAGGAGAGAAACTAA